The following proteins come from a genomic window of Bos mutus isolate GX-2022 chromosome 21, NWIPB_WYAK_1.1, whole genome shotgun sequence:
- the STARD5 gene encoding stAR-related lipid transfer protein 5 isoform X2 — protein sequence MDLATAAQVSEAVAEKMLQYRRDKSGWKICREGNGVSVSWRPSVEFPGNLYKGEGIVNGTPEQVWDCVKPLAGTLRAQWDENVNSFEIIESLTDTLLFSRTTTPSAVMKLISPRDFVDLILVRTYEDGTISSNAANVEHPSCPPNPAYVRGFNHPCGCFCEPLPGEPNKTSLVTFFQTDLSGYLPQSVVDSFFPRSMAGFYANLEKAVKKFFG from the exons ATGGACCTGGCGACGGCCGCGCAGGTGAGCGAGGCGGTGGCGGAGAAGATGCTCCAGTACCGGCGAGACAAGTCAGGCTGGAAGATTTGCCGGGAAGGC AACGGAGTTTCAGTTTCCTGGAGGCCATCTGTGGAGTTTCCAGGGAACCT GTACAAAGGAGAAGGCATTGTGAATGGGACACCAGAGCAGGTGTGGGACTGCGTGAAGCCACTTGCTGGGACTTTACGAGCTCAGTGGGATGAGAATGTGAACAGTTTTGAAATTATTGAAAGCCTCACTGAT ACCCTGCTCTTCAGCAGAACCACTACCCCCTCGGCCGTCATGAAGCTTATTTCCCCCAGAGACTTTGTGGACCTGATACTGGTCAGGACGTACGAGGACGGCACCATCAGTTCCAATG CTGCCAATGTGGAGCATCCATCTTGTCCCCCAAATCCAGCTTACGTGAGAGGATTTAACCATCCCTGTGGTTGTTTCTGTGAACCTCTGCCAGG GGAGCCAAACAAAACCAGCCTGGTCACGTTCTTCCAGACTGACCTCAGTGGTTACCTCCCACAGAGCGTCGTGGACTCCTTCTTCCCCCGCAGCATGGCTGGGTTCTATGCCAACCTTGAGAAAGCAGTGAAGAAATTCTTTGGTTGA
- the STARD5 gene encoding stAR-related lipid transfer protein 5 isoform X1 — MDLATAAQNGVSVSWRPSVEFPGNLYKGEGIVNGTPEQVWDCVKPLAGTLRAQWDENVNSFEIIESLTDTLLFSRTTTPSAVMKLISPRDFVDLILVRTYEDGTISSNAANVEHPSCPPNPAYVRGFNHPCGCFCEPLPGEPNKTSLVTFFQTDLSGYLPQSVVDSFFPRSMAGFYANLEKAVKKFFG; from the exons ATGGACCTGGCGACGGCCGCGCAG AACGGAGTTTCAGTTTCCTGGAGGCCATCTGTGGAGTTTCCAGGGAACCT GTACAAAGGAGAAGGCATTGTGAATGGGACACCAGAGCAGGTGTGGGACTGCGTGAAGCCACTTGCTGGGACTTTACGAGCTCAGTGGGATGAGAATGTGAACAGTTTTGAAATTATTGAAAGCCTCACTGAT ACCCTGCTCTTCAGCAGAACCACTACCCCCTCGGCCGTCATGAAGCTTATTTCCCCCAGAGACTTTGTGGACCTGATACTGGTCAGGACGTACGAGGACGGCACCATCAGTTCCAATG CTGCCAATGTGGAGCATCCATCTTGTCCCCCAAATCCAGCTTACGTGAGAGGATTTAACCATCCCTGTGGTTGTTTCTGTGAACCTCTGCCAGG GGAGCCAAACAAAACCAGCCTGGTCACGTTCTTCCAGACTGACCTCAGTGGTTACCTCCCACAGAGCGTCGTGGACTCCTTCTTCCCCCGCAGCATGGCTGGGTTCTATGCCAACCTTGAGAAAGCAGTGAAGAAATTCTTTGGTTGA